The following are from one region of the Pocillopora verrucosa isolate sample1 chromosome 3, ASM3666991v2, whole genome shotgun sequence genome:
- the LOC131780280 gene encoding uncharacterized protein isoform X2 → MTKGGFSCQSTRARRRKDCMRHYYDISSRLFNDGRADDYLNELFLNAAKNGDIERVQNFLARTSRNSSVNVDVKDREEGFTAIMLAAMNAHEKVVSLLLNYGADITLHNKKGETVLDVATDSMRPLLLGSVARQGYSSRHLLQAAWQGNFQLVKKLLSSKAELDVNCKNADGLTPLLLVTRDINLFEKIEKAVMENSYHPVEVVRELIAHNADCGARDSEGKRPLHFAAHGKGSHAQGVINVLIQEGASEIDVPDRFSYSPLHWATRVDNQPILLALIEGGANVNAKGHVGKTPLHIAASHGFEQVSDTLLYHGADVTITDDNGLSPVDVAKGKRVKQALKEAWAGQTHGNKNHLQRIYSAPAPPKNEQESAPTKLDTTEQKKSNLLSADLISRVNTAPSQGKERKLKKRSQGSLEEISVPEERTSHPVSRKASDLRMPKIPSALKPELSPSSRASSGLIGRGKLGKQEFTGLKDERSSEALRPVVSVLNIELKNVRNLRNAKPVIRKRKTSLQSPVPPSYRLHHRLSSPVLSYQRKLSPPGTPGNEARLRSSSESQVPSSRLALPSRVPPLGGKRALTPELRSIATPEMVIENMTLTPEVIDLDLLTKQGLNNDKASSLVFSGVREVTPPPPSPRSVSCNSQEDVELESDTTKKDNESVMTRTFESDSRPTFWIPVDGSSAEKNGPTSAPTVGESSSNGTKFYIDLTNLEALATGQCSLCGDSVTETTKSKRGSVSSNADKEICESCQPRRRSSEDVFWIPFTDKRKASALKNLSGMENGLRDGASITNGRKNSKDRITERSNGEPHPQSEQSDVSSSVMEGGDSKALVLSKSVLPSSSDMTGYDVSCVCDNNTGLCSCTIVKKDVSSPSTDNTLNKASGATGVVKTIGETSSLIESTLVSRPANEYASSPRASSYSKSQSSARNGTDIVLKSFSENDISNHLPVEGTVKPTLKNFEENEKHLVEAHQNVPGQAVKQPFVRETNSDKDRDGTISKAPVEPSPPKHAWATPRVEEPGSSGVKITNPFPSPVPPVDKSAVHPPIGPADDNRMGNKKHTLGKKGKKCGGKTGNTCKTKPRTKSKVPEQNIKGGKKKGKAKKKSDIKMVTVQQRDAQEELGLRTISQGGLDVAEESMDYLSTFRPFSMFKGKHPILSPIPESPRSTLGTPQNTEGTAQVVASQQQSEKGPDVAVIGAGKDSAGMVEEGGFDVVDGGMFSSLIGMCVPRLRFGKFDVVSDSGSDAESTEALVTQPRGGRVTKQPHDFAEEGIARDTESVVGVKGVGAKHQVVQDEADDAMEAIVKRELSLEEQRESGRTDSVDQTSVSHNQTTKNFSPDETFRAASNLSQISTGEESLLSYRYSRDFPSKILGESDLPSEERTSSEASSFSEQYSDTDSSYNSLGSASPRPLSPASSLNSSDTYFSSPRDSSCPETPTPEREMRSENSVEIDYYEQVAREKSSISSSSSSSSTIRTRSNISLESLGNISQGSIGSFAPSIAENVVRSRLSASSRSQSSTSCEEEIVWKKGNILGKGAFGTVWCGLTNTGEMIAVKQVELNHSNFDEAEEQYEKLQEEVSLLKSLQHENIVKFIGTCLDGGVVNIFMEFVPGGSIASILARFGCLDEPVFSRYTKQLLSGVSYLHRNNVIHRDIKGGNILIMPSGVLKLIDFGCAKRLYMNLSMSRSNILRSMKGTPYWMAPEVIRETGHGRKSDIWSVGCTVFEMATGKPPWSDMPPMAAIFAIGSGSLAVPQLSEDFSSAARDFVSKCLTRDPDWRPSADELLKHHFLTDTS, encoded by the exons ATGACTAAGGGAGGTTTCTCTTGCCAATCTACTCGCGCTCGCCGAAGAAAAGACTGCATGCGACACTACTACGATATAAGTTCGAGACTATTCAACGATGGACG GGCTGACGATTATCTCAACGAACTGTTCTTGAATGCAGCCAAG AATGGTGACATCGAGAGGGTACAGAACTTTCTCGCTCGCACATCGAGAAATTCG TCAGTGAATGTTGATGTAAAAGATAGAGAAGAAGGTTTCACCGCTATTATGCTTGCAGCCATGAACGCACACGAAAAG GTGGTGTCGCTGTTGTTAAACTATGGAGCAGACATCACTTTACATAACAAGAAAGGGGAGACAGTGCTTGATGTTGCAACTGATTCTATGAGACCACTCCTGCTGG GTTCTGTGGCAAGGCAAG GATATTCCTCTCGCCATTTACTGCAAGCAGCTTGgcaaggaaattttcaacttgtCAAGAAACTGCTG TCATCTAAGGCTGAGCTGGATGTAAACTGCAAGAATGCTGATGGATTGACACCTCTTTTGCTTGTCACTAGAGATATAAATCTCTTTGAAAAAA TTGAAAAGGCTGTTATGGAGAATTCCTATCACCCAGTTGAAGTTGTCAGGGAACTGATAGCCCACAATGC CGATTGTGGAGCCAGAGATAGTGAAGGTAAAAGACCTCTTCATTTTGCTGCCCACGGAAAAGGAAGCCATGCTCAGGGTGTCATTAATGTCCTGATACAGGAGGGAGCCAGTGAGATTG ATGTACCAGATAGATTCAGCTACTCCCCCCTGCACTGGGCAACAAGAGTGGACAATCAGCCCATTTTGCTGGCCCTGATTGAAGGAGGTGCCAATGTCAATGCCAAGGGACATGTTGGAAAGACTCCTCTTCACATAGCT GCTTCACATGGATTTGAGCAAGTCTCTGATACCCTTCTATATCATGGAGCTGATGTTACCATCACAGATGATAATG GACTTTCTCCTGTTGATGTAGCCAAAGGCAAAAGAGTGAAACAGGCTCTAAAAG AGGCGTGGGCAGGGCAAACCCATGGAAATAAAAACCACTTGCAGCGGATCTATTCAG CTCCGGCCCCACCTAAGAATGAACAAGAGTCAGCTCCAACCAAACTTGACACCACTGAACAGAAGAAAAGCAATCTTTTAAGTGCT GATTTAATTTCTCGAGTCAACACTGCGCCTTCACAAGGAAAAGAGC gaaaactgaagaaaaggtCACAGGGTTCCTTAGAGGAGATTTCTGTACCTGAAGAAAG AACAAGCCATCCCGTATCACGAAAAGCGTCTGACCTGCGTATGCCTAAAATTCCGTCGGCTCTAAAACCCGAGTTATCCCCTAGTTCCAGGGCCAGCTCTGGGTTGATTGGTAGAGGGAAGCTTGGTAAACAAGAGTTTACAG GATTAAAAGACGAACGATCTTCAGAAGCACTGCGGCCAGTCGTATCAGTTCTCAACATTGAACTGAAAAATGTCAG AAACTTGCGTAATGCAAAACCAGTGATACGTAAGAGAAAGACATCACTTCAGTCACCAGTTCCTCCCAGCTATCGCTTACATCATCGACTGTCGAGCCCAGTCCTCTCATATCAACGAAAGTTATCACCGCCTGGAACGCCTGGCAATGAAGCGCGTCTTCGATCGTCCTCTGAAAGCCAGGTGCCAAGTTCTAGATTGGCGCTGCCCTCACGAGTGCCTCCGCTTGGAGGGAAAAGAGCCCTGACACCAGAACTTCGATCCATTGCGACGCCAGAAATGGTCATAGAGAACATGACTTTAACACCGGAGGTCATCGATCTGG atctgCTCACAAAACAAGGCCTAAACAATGACAAAGCTTCATCATTAGTTTTTTCCGGGGTGAGAGAAGTCACACCACCTCCTCCGTCCCCGCGTAGTGTGTCATGCAATAGTCAAGAGGACGTTGAACTGGAATCCGACACAACGAAAAAAGATAACGAATCAGTTATGACACGAACGTTTGAATCAGATTCACGCCCTACGTTTTGGATTCCCGTGGATGGAAGTAGCGCGGAAAAGAATGGACCAACCAGTGCTCCAACAGTTGGAGAATCGTCATCAAATGGGACAAAATTTTACATCGATCTTACTAACTTAGAAGCTTTAGCCACAGGCCAGTGCTCACTATGTGGAGATTCTGTTACCGAAACAACCAAATCAAAAAGAGGGTCTGTCTCATCTAACGCTGACAAAGAAATTTGTGAATCATGCCAACCACGCCGCCGTTCAAGTGAAGATGTTTTCTGGATCCCATTTACCGACAAAAGAAAAGCttctgctttgaaaaatttgagtgGAATGGAAAATGGACTTCGAGATGGTGCCTCGATAACGAATGGGAGGAAAAATTCTAAAGATAGGATCACCGAGCGAAGCAATGGAGAACCTCATCCTCAGAGCGAACAATCTGATGTGAGTTCTTCTGTTATGGAGGGCGGCGATAGCAAAGCTCTTGTTCTAAGCAAATCTGTCCTTCCTTCTTCCTCGGACATGACAGGTTATGATGTCTCTTGTGTTTGTGACAATAACACTGGCTTGTGCTCGTGTACAATTGTAAAGAAAGACGTGTCTTCTCCTTCAACTGATAACACTTTGAACAAAGCAAGTGGTGCTACAGGCGTCGTTAAGACAATAGGCGAGACAAGTTCTTTGATAGAATCTACCCTAGTTTCTCGGCCAGCGAATGAGTACGCCTCTTCTCCACGTGCATCTTCCTATTCCAAAAGTCAATCATCAGCGAGAAACGGAACTGACATTGTTCTAAAATCGTTTTCCGAAAATGATATTTCTAATCACTTGCCTGTGGAAGGCACAGTTAAACCAACACTGAAAAATTTCGAAGAAAACGAAAAGCACCTGGTCGAAGCTCATCAAAACGTACCAGGTCAAGCCGTAAAACAGCCGTTTGTGCGAGAGACCAACTCAGACAAAGATCGCGATGGTACAATTTCCAAGGCACCTGTAGAACCTAGTCCGCCGAAACATGCATGGGCAACACCCAGAGTAGAAGAACCTGGTTCGAGTGGTGTTAAAATCACAAACCCTTTCCCATCACCTGTGCCACCCGTGGACAAATCCGCTGTACATCCCCCGATTGGCCCCGCGGACGACAACAGGATGGGGAATAAAAAACACACATTGggtaaaaaaggaaagaaatgtgGAGGAAAAACAGGGAATACTTGCAAAACTAAGCCTAGGACGAAGAGCAAAGTACCCGAACAAAACATTAAAGGCggtaaaaagaaaggaaaggctAAAAAGAAAAGTGACATTAAAATGGTCACAGTGCAGCAAAGGGACGCCCAGGAGGAACTCGGGCTAAGGACGATATCCCAGGGAGGTTTGGACGTAGCCGAGGAATCCATGGACTATCTGTCCACCTTCCGCCCTTTCAGCATGTTTAAAGGAAAACATCCAATTCTTAGCCCAATACCAGAGTCGCCTCGAAGTACACTGGGTACTCCTCAGAACACAGAGGGTACCGCACAAGTCGTTGCCTCTCAGCAGCAAAGCGAAAAGGGCCCTGATGTGGCGGTTATAGGAGCTGGGAAGGATTCTGCGGGAATGGTGGAAGAAGGTGGATTCGATGTTGTGGACGGTGGAATGTTTAGTAGTTTGATTGGGATGTGTGTCCCTCGGCTTAGGTTTGGGAAATTCGACGTGGTTTCTGATTCGGGATCCGATGCAGAGAGTACTGAAGCTCTTGTTACACAACCTCGAGGTGGCAGGGTTACGAAGCAGCCACATGATTTTGCGGAAGAAGGTATTGCAAGAGATACAGAGAGTGTTGTGGGTGTGAAAGGGGTTGGTGCAAAACATCAGGTTGTGCAAGATGAAGCTGACGACGCTATGGAGGCCATTGTTAAACGCGAGCTTAGTTTGGAAGAGCAAAGAGAAAGTGGTAGGACAGATTCAGTGGATCAGACTTCTGTTTCGCACAATCAAACTACTAAGAACTTCTCGCCAGATGAGACGTTTCGTGCAGCGTCTAATTTATCACAAATCAGTACCGGGGAAGAATCACTTTTGAGTTACCGGTATTCCAGAGACTTCCCTTCTAAGATATTAGGCGAGTCAGATTTACCGAGTGAAGAGCGGACATCTTCGGAAGCGAGTTCATTCTCCGAGCAGTACTCGGATACGGACTCGTCGTACAACAGCTTGGGATCGGCCTCACCTCGGCCTCTTTCTCCGGCCTCTTCGCTGAACAGTAGCGATACATACTTCTCTTCGCCACGTGACTCTTCGTGTCCCGAAACACCGACTCCGGAACGAGAAATGCGCTCGGAAAATTCGGTAGAAATTGATTACTACGAACAAGTGGCGAGAGAGAAGTCATCCATCAGCAGCAGTAGTAGCAGTAGTTCTACAATTCGCACTCGGTCTAACATCTCGCTTGAAAGTTTGGGTAATATTTCCCAGGGCTCCATAGGAAGTTTCGCTCCTTCAATCGCTGAAAACGTGGTGCGAAGTCGACTCAGTGCGTCGTCTCGTAGCCAGTCCTCCACAAGCTGTGAAGAGGAGATAGTTTGGAAGAAGGGCAACATACTTGGAAAAGGCGCGTTTGGAACG GTTTGGTGCGGACTCACCAACACAGGAGAAATGATCGCTGTCAAACAAGTGGAGCTCAACCACAGCAATTTTGACGAGGCTGAAGAG CAATACGAGAAACTCCAAGAAGAAGTGTCATTGTTGAAATCGTTACAACACGAAAACATCGTCAA GTTCATTGGAACATGTTTAGATGGGGGTGTAGTAAATATCTTCATGGAGTTCGTCCCAGGAGGGTCCATTGCCTCCATACTTGCACG atttGGTTGCCTTGACGAGCCCGTGTTTAGTCGTTACACGAAGCAGCTGCTGTCGGGCGTGTCTTATCTCCATAGAAACAACGTCATTCATAG AGATATCAAGGGTGGTAATATTCTTATTATGCCAAGCGGCGTCCTTAAGTTGATCGACTTTGGTTGTGCCAAACGTCTTTACATG AATCTGAGCATGAGTAGAAGTAACATCCTTCGCTCCATGAAGGGTACGCCATATTGGATGGCACCAGAGGTTATACGGGAGACTGGGCATGGCCGTAAGTCTGATATCTG gagTGTTGGTTGCACAGTCTTTGAAATGGCAACTGGAAAACCTCCATG GTCTGACATGCCTCCCATGGCAGCCATCTTTGCAATTGGAAGTGGTTCTTTAGCAGTGCCACAACTTAGTGAGGATTTCTCATCTGCTGCCCGAGACTTTGTCAGCAAGTGTCTCACGAG ggaCCCAGATTGGCGGCCTTCGGCCGATGAGCTGCTGAAGCATCACTTCCTGACGGACACCTCATGA